The following are encoded together in the Bacillus cereus group sp. RP43 genome:
- a CDS encoding DUF3055 domain-containing protein: MFEKLYDEHESVKVRFLGFMTHDTRYDFGVIYTNMFFGKPLIVCMQTGRSTLLGRDDVENVPYIQETFKLGSEEEAEELAQFFKFLVPSTSLHAEYEE, encoded by the coding sequence ATGTTTGAAAAATTGTATGATGAGCATGAAAGTGTGAAGGTACGATTTTTAGGATTCATGACGCATGATACACGTTATGATTTTGGTGTTATTTATACAAATATGTTTTTTGGAAAGCCGCTTATTGTTTGTATGCAAACAGGGAGATCTACTTTGCTTGGGCGAGATGATGTAGAAAATGTTCCATATATACAAGAAACTTTTAAGTTAGGATCGGAAGAGGAGGCGGAGGAGTTAGCTCAGTTTTTTAAATTTCTTGTTCCGTCTACTTCCTTGCATGCGGAGTATGAAGAATAA
- a CDS encoding GapA-binding peptide SR1P produces MGTIVCQDCEGTIAHFEDEKVTVLYGKCGSCGCEHTEHTNAQ; encoded by the coding sequence ATGGGAACAATCGTATGTCAAGATTGTGAAGGTACAATTGCACACTTCGAAGATGAGAAAGTAACGGTACTTTACGGGAAATGTGGATCTTGCGGATGTGAGCACACAGAACATACAAATGCCCAATAA
- a CDS encoding GapA-binding peptide SR1P: MGTIVCQVCEGTIGHFEDEKTTVLYGKCGSNCDCASRDNAKA; the protein is encoded by the coding sequence ATGGGAACAATCGTATGCCAAGTATGTGAAGGAACAATCGGACATTTTGAGGATGAGAAAACGACAGTACTTTACGGAAAATGTGGTTCAAATTGTGACTGTGCTAGTAGAGACAATGCGAAAGCTTAA
- a CDS encoding GapA-binding peptide SR1P, with protein MGTIVCQVCEGTIGHFEDEKSTVLYGKCGSHCDCEHKEHSKA; from the coding sequence ATGGGAACAATCGTATGCCAAGTATGTGAAGGAACAATCGGACATTTTGAAGATGAAAAATCAACAGTACTTTATGGGAAATGTGGATCTCATTGCGACTGTGAGCATAAAGAACATTCTAAAGCTTAA
- a CDS encoding protein-glutamine gamma-glutamyltransferase codes for MIVIGRSIVHPYITNEYEPFAAEKQQILSIMAGNQEVYSFRTADELSFDLNLRVNIITSALELFQSGFQFRTFQQSFCNPQFWERTSLGGFQLLPNIAPSIAIQDIFKNGKLYGTECATAMIIIFYKALLSLYEEKTFNRLFANLLLYTWDYDHDLKLITKTGGDLVPGDLVYFKNPQVNPATIEWQGENTIYLGNFFFYGHGVGVKTKEEIIYSLNERRVPYAFISAFLTDTITRIDSRMMSHYSSPNTPQTSIGFIPIRDDAIVATVGHTTTIY; via the coding sequence ATGATTGTAATAGGCCGTTCTATTGTACATCCTTATATCACAAACGAATATGAGCCATTTGCAGCTGAGAAACAACAAATTTTATCCATAATGGCAGGAAATCAAGAAGTTTATTCCTTCCGAACAGCTGATGAACTCAGCTTTGATCTTAATTTACGAGTTAATATTATTACTTCCGCGCTAGAACTTTTTCAAAGTGGATTTCAGTTTCGTACATTTCAACAATCTTTTTGCAACCCTCAGTTTTGGGAAAGAACATCACTTGGCGGATTTCAACTACTCCCAAACATAGCCCCTTCCATTGCCATCCAAGATATTTTCAAAAACGGAAAACTATATGGAACTGAATGCGCAACCGCTATGATAATTATTTTTTACAAAGCATTACTATCATTGTATGAGGAAAAAACTTTCAACCGTCTATTTGCAAACCTGTTACTTTATACATGGGACTACGATCATGATTTAAAGCTCATAACAAAAACGGGTGGCGATCTTGTTCCAGGCGATCTCGTTTACTTTAAAAATCCACAAGTGAATCCAGCTACGATCGAGTGGCAAGGAGAAAACACAATCTATTTAGGAAATTTCTTTTTTTACGGACATGGCGTAGGTGTAAAAACAAAAGAAGAAATTATCTACTCATTAAATGAACGACGAGTCCCTTATGCATTTATTTCGGCTTTCTTGACTGATACTATTACTCGTATCGATAGTCGTATGATGAGCCACTACAGTTCGCCTAACACACCACAAACATCAATAGGATTTATTCCTATTAGAGATGATGCAATCGTTGCAACAGTCGGACATACAACTACAATCTATTAA
- the speA gene encoding arginine decarboxylase, with protein MSQYETPLFTALVEHSKRNPVQFHIPGHKKGQGMDPTFREFIGHNALAIDLINIAPLDDLHHPKGMIKEAQDLAAAAFGADHTFFSIQGTSGAIMTMVMSVCGPGDKILVPRNVHKSVMSAIIFSGAKPIFMHPEIDPKLGISHGITIQSVKKALEEHSDAKGLLVINPTYFGFAADLEQIVELAHSYDIPVLVDEAHGVHIHFHDELPMSAMQAGADMAATSVHKLGGSLTQSSILNVKEGLVNVKHVQSIISMLTTTSTSYILLASLDVARKRLATEGTALIEQTIQLAEHVRNAINAIEHLYCPGKEMLGTDATFNYDPTKIIVSVKDLGITGHQAEVWLREHYNIEVELSDLYNILCLITFGDTESETDTLITALQDLAATYRNRADKGVQVQVEIPEIPVLALSPRDAFYSETEVIPFENAAGRIIADFVMVYPPGIPIFTPGEIITQDNLEYILKNLEAGLPVQGPEDMTLQTLRVIKEYKPIS; from the coding sequence TTGTCCCAATACGAAACACCATTGTTTACCGCTTTAGTTGAGCACAGTAAGCGAAATCCAGTTCAATTCCATATTCCTGGTCATAAAAAAGGACAGGGCATGGATCCTACATTTCGCGAATTTATTGGGCATAATGCATTAGCAATTGATTTAATTAATATTGCGCCGCTCGATGATTTACATCATCCAAAAGGTATGATTAAAGAAGCACAGGATTTAGCAGCCGCTGCTTTCGGTGCAGATCATACGTTCTTTTCTATTCAAGGTACAAGTGGTGCAATTATGACAATGGTGATGAGCGTGTGCGGTCCTGGGGATAAAATCCTCGTGCCACGGAATGTGCATAAATCAGTAATGTCAGCTATTATTTTCTCAGGTGCAAAACCAATTTTCATGCATCCTGAGATTGATCCGAAGCTCGGTATTTCACATGGGATCACAATTCAATCTGTCAAAAAGGCTCTTGAAGAGCACTCAGATGCGAAAGGCTTACTTGTTATAAATCCAACATATTTTGGGTTTGCTGCAGATTTAGAGCAGATTGTAGAATTAGCTCATTCTTACGATATTCCTGTACTTGTTGATGAGGCTCACGGTGTTCATATCCATTTTCATGATGAACTACCAATGTCAGCTATGCAAGCAGGTGCAGATATGGCAGCAACAAGTGTTCACAAATTAGGTGGGTCTTTAACCCAAAGCTCTATTCTTAATGTAAAAGAAGGTCTTGTGAACGTAAAGCATGTCCAATCCATTATTAGCATGCTTACGACTACATCAACTTCTTACATTTTGTTAGCATCCCTTGATGTTGCTAGAAAACGTCTTGCTACAGAAGGAACAGCTCTCATAGAACAAACAATACAATTAGCTGAGCATGTTCGTAATGCTATTAATGCTATTGAGCATCTTTATTGTCCTGGAAAAGAAATGCTAGGAACAGATGCTACTTTTAACTATGATCCTACAAAGATAATTGTATCTGTAAAAGATTTAGGTATTACAGGCCATCAGGCTGAAGTATGGCTTAGAGAACATTACAACATTGAAGTAGAACTCTCTGATTTATATAACATACTTTGTCTTATCACATTTGGAGATACAGAAAGTGAAACAGATACACTTATTACAGCATTACAAGATTTAGCAGCAACGTATAGAAATAGAGCAGACAAAGGTGTTCAAGTACAAGTAGAAATACCAGAAATACCTGTGCTAGCACTTTCTCCTAGAGATGCTTTTTATTCAGAAACAGAAGTCATTCCATTTGAAAACGCAGCAGGTCGTATTATAGCTGATTTTGTTATGGTTTATCCGCCAGGGATTCCAATCTTTACTCCGGGGGAAATTATTACACAAGATAACTTAGAGTATATTCTTAAAAATTTAGAAGCTGGGTTACCTGTACAAGGTCCTGAAGATATGACATTACAAACATTACGTGTTATTAAAGAGTACAAGCCTATCAGTTGA